TGGCTCTCGATAGGTGATCTCCTGCTTCAATATATCCTGATAGATTGGCTTTCCTTTTGCCCCGTCGATGAGGTAAAGGGTGAGTTCCAATTGATGTCTTCTCTTATTCACCACCCGGGTTCCTTTAATCAACCGTTTGCTTACCGGATGACGGTAAACTACCTCCTCAAAGGCGGTAAACGGTTTGCTCTTGTAATCGATCTTGCCGAGAAGAATCAGGTCGGCTCCCGCTCTTAAGCTTAGCCTTCTCAGATAGTCAGGATTGGCTACGATCTCATCCACCTTCTTCGGAGTGAGCTCAAGGGGTTCTTGTACCACCAATTTTAGTTTGCTATGGCTTCTTAATGCCTGACGAAAATAACGGGCAGCTTCCTTTCCCAGATCGAATTTAATTTCTTTCACCTTTCTCTCAGCGGCAAAGCCAGCGACGAGGATGGTTTTATACTTCTCTATCTTTAGCCGTTCCCGTTCCGGATGATCTATGGTAACCGTGTGATAGTAGGTGATGCAGGCGTTTAAGAGAAGAAGAAGGCATATCGGGAGAAGGAGTTTTAACACAGAAAAAAGGTTTTTCCCCTTTCCTTTATTCATTTTTTCTCCCTCTTTTTTTCCTTCTTCTTCTCTATCTTTAAGTAGAATTCGCGAAACTCATTGTAGTTCTTCTTGATGATGGAGTTTCCCGGGTCGAGCTTTAAAGCGATCTGGTATTCCTTTAGCGCTTCTTCGTATCTGCCCGCATTTTCGTAAGCGATAGCGAGGTTGTTGTGAAATTTGGCGACATTGGGATATTTTTTCACCAATCGCTCCCAGTAGAAGGTAGCCTCCTTCCACAGCCCTCGCTGGGCGGCTTTCACGGCAAACTCGTTTTCCGGCGCTTTCATCCCGGCGGTACAGGCAGAAAGGATGAAAGCCGCCCCCATCAAAATCCCAATAATCTTGAGATGCATTCCTCCCCCTCAGCCTTTGTCTGTTCCTTTGAGCTCAATTATAAATAAAATATAGAAAGGCTTGCAAGGATAGAATGTAAGATGTCTTCCGATTTGGCTTGACAGGGTAGCTCCTGCGGATTATAAGACAATAGATTTGAGGAAGAGTTATGGAGAAGGAGGAGCTTTTCTATCTTCTTGCACTCTCCTTTGTTCCCGGAGTAGGAAGGGTGCTCTTCCTCCGATTGATCGAGTGTTTCGGTTCAGGTAAGGCGGTTTTTTCCGCCAAGAGGAAAGAGCTCAATCAAGTCCCAGGGTTAAGGGACGAGGCGAAGGAGGCGATAATACGCTTCGATGGGAAAAAGAAGGCGGAGGAGGAGCTTAGAAAGGTGGAAACCCTTGGTATCTCCCTTCTCACGATCCGGGATGAGGATTACCCTACTCTTCTTTATGAGATCCCGGATCCCCCACCGATCCTTTATATTAAGGGAAAGCTCCCTTCGGATGATGACCCTGCTCTGGCGATAGTGGGTACGAGAACTCCTTCCCGCTATGGGAAGAAGGTCGCTTCGGAGCTCAGTGAGGTACTTGCTTCTTTGGGAGTGGTTATCGTAAGCGGTCTTGCTCGGGGGATAGATGAAGAGGCGCATAAGGCAGCTCTTTCCGCTTCTGGAAAAACGGTGGCAGTTTTAGGAAGCGGGCTCGATGTGATCTACCCTCGAGAGAATAAACCGCTCGCCGAGAGGATCGCTGAAAACGGCGCGGTCATCTCCGAATTTCCTTTGGGGACCGCTCCTGAGCGAGGCAATTTCCCGGTGCGAAACAGGATCATAAGCGGATTATCATTGGGAACCTTGGTAATTGAAGCCTGGGAAAGGAGCGGTGCCTTGATCACTGCAAAGCTCGCCTTGGAACAGAACCGGGAGGTATTTGCCGTGCCGGGGAATATAGATTCAAGGATGAGCATCGGGACCAACTACCTGATAAAGCGAGGGGCAAAGCTCGTTCAGTGCTCCGATGATGTCATTGAAGAGTTTCCCCCGAAGTTTAGAGATAGGTTGATATCGAAAGAGAAGGAGAAGCGGGAGCCTTTGCCAGATCTTTCCCCTGAGGAGGAAAGGGTTTATAATGAGCTTTCCCCGGTTGATCCTCTTCATATAGATCGGTTGGCGGAGGTGCTCGATCTTTCTCCTTCCTCCCTGCTTCCTCTTCTCTTGAGCCTCGAAATAAAGGGGCTCATAAGTCAACTTCCAGGTAATAACTATTTGAGGAAGAGGTAGATGGCTTCAAAGCTCGTTATTGTGGAATCACCTGCCAAGGCAAAGACGATAAATCGTTATCTCGGCAACGAGTTTATGGTAAAGGCATCGCTTGGCCATATAAAAGATCTCCCTAAGAGCGAGCTCGGGGTGGATGAGGAGAAAGATTTCGCCCCCACCTATATCGTGATCCCGGAGAAGGAGAAGGTTCTTGCCGAACTCAAGAAGACAGCGGAGAGGATAAGGGATATATACTTAGCGACCGACCCCGACCGGGAGGGGGAGGCGATATCGTGGCATCTTTCCGAGGAGCTTACTGCGCCAGGAAAGAGGTTCCATCGGGTTCTCCTCCACGAGATCACCAAGAAGGGGGTTGAGGAGGCGTTTTCTCATCCTACCGAGATAGACAGGAGAAAGGTCGATGCCCAGCAAGCACGGAGGGTGCTCGACCGATTGGTGGGCTATAAGATAAGCCCCCTCCTCTGGGAGAAGGTGAGGCGAGGCTTGAGCGCTGGGCGAGTGCAGTCGGTGGCCCTCAAGCTTGTCTGCGACCGAGAGCGGGAGATCCGTGCTTTTGTACCCGAAGAAAGCTGGTCCATAACCGCTGAGCTCTCTCATTCTGGCTCTCCGCCATTTCCCGCCAAGCTGCTTAAGAAGAAAGGAAAGACGCTAAAGTTAAAGACCAAAGAGGAGGCGGATAGGGTCATCGCGGAGCTGAAGAACCTGCCTTTCGTCGTTTCCCAGGTGAAGATAGAGGAGAAGAAGAAGAACCCACTTCCCCCCTTCACCACCTCCAAGCTTCAGCAGGAGGCGTTTCGCAAGCTCGGTTTCCCTGTGAAGAAGACGATGATGCTCGCCCAGGCACTCTACGAAGGGAAGGATTTAGGGGCAGGGGAGCGAGTCGGTCTTATCACCTATATGCGTACCGATTCGGTCCGGGTGGCAGCATCCGCTGTAGCTGAGGCAAGGGAGTTTGTGAGGAGTTCCTTTGACTCCTCGTTTATTCCGGAGAAGCCGAATGTCTATAAGAACAAGAAGAATATTCAGGATGCCCACGAGGCGATCCGCCCCACCTCTGTCTTTCGGAGTCCAGAGGAGGTGAGACCCTATCTTACTAACGACGAGTATCGTCTCTATCGTCTCATCTGGCGGCGGTTTGTAGCCTCTCAGATGTCCCAGGCGCGTTATCTCGAACACACCATCGAGGTGGAAGCGGGTCCCTATCTCTTTCGGGCGACTGCTTCCAGGTTGGTCTTTCCTGGCTTTTTAGCCCTCTACAAGGATGAGAATGAGGAGGAGTTTATTCCCCTTCCTGAACTCACTAAAGGGGAGGAGCTTACCCTCATCTCCTTAACCCCGAAGCAACACTTCACCAAACCCCCTGCTCGCTATTCTGAGGGTAGCTTGGTCAAAGAGCTCGAGGAGAAAGGCATCGGTAGGCCCAGCACCTATGCGGTCATTATCTCCACCCTCCTCGACCGGGGTTATGTAGCCAAGGAGAAGGCTTATCTCATCCCCACCGAACTTGGTTTCCTCGTTTACGATCTTCTTTCGGAGAACTTCAGGGACTTGCTTGATGTGGGCTATACCGCAAAGATGGAGGAGAAGCTCGATGAGGTGGAGGAGGGGAAGCTCAATTGGGTGGAAGCCCTTCGCGAATTCTATCAACGATTGAAGGAGGACCTTGCCCGGGCAGAGCGGGAGATGCGGGATGTGAAACGGGAAGTGATAGAGACCGAGGAGATCTGTCCCCTATGCGGTGCTAAGCTGGTAAAGCGGTGGGGGAGGTTCGGTTATTTCCTCGCTTGTTCTCGCTATCCGGAGTGTAAATATAGCAGGGAGATAGAACGAGCGGGGGAGACGGAGAATGCGAAGGAGCTCCTTAAGAAGAAGTGTCCTAAGTGCGGTTCCCCGATGACGGTGAAGCGGGGGAGGTTCGGTTATTTCCTCGCCTGCTCCAACTATCCGGAATGTAAGACCACGATAAAGCTCGTCAAGGATAAGGAGGGGAGGCTGATCCCGGTTGAGGATGAGGTTCTTGACGAGCGCTGTCCCATTTGTGGTGCCAACCTCGTTAAGAGAGTGGGAAGGTACGGTCACTTCATCGCTTGCTCCAATTATCCCAAGTGTACCTATATCAAGCCGAAGGAGACCGGGGTCTCCTGCCCTAAGGAGGGCTGTGGGGGGAAGATCGTAGAGAAGAGAGGAAAGAGAGGCAGGGTCTTTTTCGGCTGTAGTAATTATCCTAATTGTGATTTCACCCTTACTAAAAGACCCGTCCCAAAACCCTGTCCCAAATGTGGCTCGCCTTACCTTCTGGTAGAATCGGAAAAGGATGGGAAACGCCATCTAATTTGTCCCAATAAGTCCTGCGATTACGAGATGATGGAGGAGGAAGCGGGAAGGGAGAAGAAGTGAGGATAGTAGTAATCGGTGGTGGTTTAGCTGGTTCCGAAGCGGCTTGGCAGATAGCAAGGAGGGGGGGTGAGGTTGTCCTCTATGAGATGCGCCCCGAAAGGAGTACCCCTGCCCACAAAACCCCCTACTTGGCGGAGCTCGTTTGTTCCAACTCATTTAAGTCGGCTGATCCCTCAACGGCGAGCGGTCTTCTGAAGGAGGAGATGCGCCGGCTCGGCTCCCTGATAATGGAGGTGGCGGAGGAGGTGAAGGTGCCTGCGGGGACGGCGCTTGCGGTTAACCGGGTTGAGTTCGCCAAGAGGATAACTGAGCGAATAGAGAAGGATCCCCGGATAGAGCTCATTCGAGAGGAGGTGCGGGAGATACCCAAAGAGGGGATCGTCCTTATCGCTACCGGTCCCCTCACTTCGGATGCTTTGACTTCAGAGCTAATCAAGCTAACCGGGGAGGAGAACCTCTATTTTTATGATGCCATTTCCCCCATCGTTGATGGAGGATCTATCGATAGGAGCATAGTTTTCCCCGCCTCCCGTTATGGAAAGG
The Acidobacteriota bacterium genome window above contains:
- a CDS encoding tetratricopeptide repeat protein, with amino-acid sequence MHLKIIGILMGAAFILSACTAGMKAPENEFAVKAAQRGLWKEATFYWERLVKKYPNVAKFHNNLAIAYENAGRYEEALKEYQIALKLDPGNSIIKKNYNEFREFYLKIEKKKEKKREKK
- the dprA gene encoding DNA-processing protein DprA encodes the protein MEKEELFYLLALSFVPGVGRVLFLRLIECFGSGKAVFSAKRKELNQVPGLRDEAKEAIIRFDGKKKAEEELRKVETLGISLLTIRDEDYPTLLYEIPDPPPILYIKGKLPSDDDPALAIVGTRTPSRYGKKVASELSEVLASLGVVIVSGLARGIDEEAHKAALSASGKTVAVLGSGLDVIYPRENKPLAERIAENGAVISEFPLGTAPERGNFPVRNRIISGLSLGTLVIEAWERSGALITAKLALEQNREVFAVPGNIDSRMSIGTNYLIKRGAKLVQCSDDVIEEFPPKFRDRLISKEKEKREPLPDLSPEEERVYNELSPVDPLHIDRLAEVLDLSPSSLLPLLLSLEIKGLISQLPGNNYLRKR
- the topA gene encoding type I DNA topoisomerase encodes the protein MASKLVIVESPAKAKTINRYLGNEFMVKASLGHIKDLPKSELGVDEEKDFAPTYIVIPEKEKVLAELKKTAERIRDIYLATDPDREGEAISWHLSEELTAPGKRFHRVLLHEITKKGVEEAFSHPTEIDRRKVDAQQARRVLDRLVGYKISPLLWEKVRRGLSAGRVQSVALKLVCDREREIRAFVPEESWSITAELSHSGSPPFPAKLLKKKGKTLKLKTKEEADRVIAELKNLPFVVSQVKIEEKKKNPLPPFTTSKLQQEAFRKLGFPVKKTMMLAQALYEGKDLGAGERVGLITYMRTDSVRVAASAVAEAREFVRSSFDSSFIPEKPNVYKNKKNIQDAHEAIRPTSVFRSPEEVRPYLTNDEYRLYRLIWRRFVASQMSQARYLEHTIEVEAGPYLFRATASRLVFPGFLALYKDENEEEFIPLPELTKGEELTLISLTPKQHFTKPPARYSEGSLVKELEEKGIGRPSTYAVIISTLLDRGYVAKEKAYLIPTELGFLVYDLLSENFRDLLDVGYTAKMEEKLDEVEEGKLNWVEALREFYQRLKEDLARAEREMRDVKREVIETEEICPLCGAKLVKRWGRFGYFLACSRYPECKYSREIERAGETENAKELLKKKCPKCGSPMTVKRGRFGYFLACSNYPECKTTIKLVKDKEGRLIPVEDEVLDERCPICGANLVKRVGRYGHFIACSNYPKCTYIKPKETGVSCPKEGCGGKIVEKRGKRGRVFFGCSNYPNCDFTLTKRPVPKPCPKCGSPYLLVESEKDGKRHLICPNKSCDYEMMEEEAGREKK